The DNA window GCGTCTTTGCCTTCTCGTCCGGAGCTGTACTGGCCGCGGCAAATAGCCCTGCCAGCAGAACTGCTCCCTGCAAAACCATAACGTAAACACCAGCTTTTGATCGTTTCATTTTGACTTCGGCTCCTGGTTCTCTTGAGTTCTCGGGCTGGTCGCAGACAACATCGACGGCAAAGCAATCGTACCGCCCAAAGTATCCGGGGAAACGTGATGGATATCACACATCACGCGTGAGTTTGCAGGCTGTCCGCGGGCATGGAAAGCGTGACGGGCATCACAGCCTGGGGTTAAGGGACGGGTAGATGATTGAAAAAAGCTTAAGGAGTGAAGGAACATGGTTTCAGAGTGCGCTAACCCGAGCTGCCGAAAGCCGTTCATTTATTACCGGCACGGCAAACTCTTTTCTGTCCCGCGCGCAATTGCCTCCGCGACGCGAGCCACAATAGAGCATTTTTGGCTGTGCCAGAGCTGTGCGGAGAGCATGGCTATTGAAGTCCGTCACGGCGGCAATCCGGCGTTAGTTTTGCGCCAGCCATCTGGAAAAATGTTGCAGCTTGAGTATGAGCTTTGAAATAGATAATCCGGCAGCTCAGTTATGGTTCAGACCAGCGCAAATAATGGATCAGGCCGGCTGTTCGTAAATTATTTCAAAATGCAGCGAGATCAAATCTCTCTGTGAAGGCATCCAATAGGACATGGTGAAGCGTGTAGCATTTAACGCGGCTGGTTGGGCCCTGCTGATGCTGGGGGGCGCAGGCCTGGTCCTGCCGGTGCTTCCGGGCGTGGTGCTCCTGATAGTTGGATTGTCATTTCTTTCATTGGAATATAAGTGGGCACGTCGCTGGATGGGCCCGTTGCTCCGCCGCTTTCCCGCCGCTGAAAAGAGACTCCAGGTGTTTCTTGCCCGCCATCAGAAGGCTGTCTCCGCAAATATATCCGCATAAGATCTTGGTAACTCATTCCTGCCTGCTTTATTCGATCTGCTTTTCTTGAGAAGTTCTGGTGGGCTTTGATGCGTGTTGAATCGCGCTACTTGTGGGAATTTTGCTTGTGCCGCGGCGGGTGCTTGTCCAGACGTTCCTCAGCCGGAGCGGTCAGCAGTTCTTTCATGGCTTCCTGGAGCGTCAGGTCGGCAGAGACCGGCTGAAATCGCGAATTGGTCTCCTTCCGCTGAAACTTGAATGAATTGAACAGAAACATTTTCCCCTTCAGGTTGACATCCAGCTTGGTAATGCGCCACTTCCCCGGAGCCAGTTGGGTTTGGGCGATCTCATAGATCCCGCCCTTGTTGAGGTGTCCGACGATGCCCCAG is part of the Terriglobia bacterium genome and encodes:
- a CDS encoding PGPGW domain-containing protein → MVKRVAFNAAGWALLMLGGAGLVLPVLPGVVLLIVGLSFLSLEYKWARRWMGPLLRRFPAAEKRLQVFLARHQKAVSANISA